Genomic window (Toxotes jaculatrix isolate fToxJac2 chromosome 10, fToxJac2.pri, whole genome shotgun sequence):
GGTGTGTAGTCTTACTGCACAGGTATCCCGGCAGTAATAAGCCTGGACCTTAGACTGAAGTGAAAACAGAGTGCCAGAGCCTGCCGGGAATAAACACGGAGGCATAACATGCACCAGGAATCACCGAGGTTTACCTGAGAGTAACACTACCTGCCGCACGAGGACACCGGAATGTACCCGAGCTCACAGTCGGCCAGACACCCGGCACAAACTCTGTCAATGAACAGTCAGTATATTTCGCCTCCGTATGACTTCGCCGGCTATCATCACGTCCCGGGAGTCGGTGACCCGTCGACGAGTGCCTGGAACCCTATTTACACTCCCCGGGAGGAGTATCCGTACAGCTTCCCGGGGTCAAGCCCCAGCGCTGGGCAGGTCAGCTTCACCTCCGCGGAGCTGAGTGGCACGCCCACCGCTGCTGGAGGGGGGTCGTTCACCCCTTACAACTTTATCTCTGGACAGGACCCTttcagctgcaggaggagaccaCATGAACCCATCAGACCGCCCGTCACAGGTGGGACTTTATTGTAACATAGGCCTACAACCTGGATACAAACTTAGAGATCAATATGTTGGGGTGTTGTAGCCATGGTGAGAAAAGCAAGTGCTTCTTTGAAGTAGACAAAACTTGTGCCTGAAGTTGTGTGCGTGTTACAGATTACGAATAGGAAAGGTGCCATCTAGATAGCGTTCAGAGAAACATTATTTTTGATCATTAGATGTGGTTCTTGGTGCAGTCACATGACAAACTACAAACCGTCACGGCTGAGTGGGTGTGCAGATGACAGATAtggtaaaaacacattttctttgacgAGAACAGTTTCAACATGTGCATAGTTAAACCAGACTGCACAACACATTCATCACGTTTTTCACCTCTCAGTGTAAGATGTCAGTGCAAAGCTAACACTGGAGTCGACAGAAATGTCGATCCCCACCCCCTCTGTCCACTTGGTGGGTGTGAAAGGGTGACAGATTGGCTAGataacacggacactgcaggaAGTCAGAAGTCAACCCTCCTCTTAAGGCAAACCTCCAGGCCTTACTGATGTCTTACTGCCTCGATCGATGCTGTCACATGGTCAAAATTTCTGATCAATAACTCTGACTCACCCTTTCCtaacagtgtatgtgtgtgtgtgtgggggggggagagagaacaTACATGTCAATGAATAGCTGCCTGTGTAAACACCTATGTAAACACCACTCACGGTGATAAGGAGAACCACTGATGCAACACAGTGGCGAGTCTTTACATTAGTTATAGTTAGCGTGATTAATAGAGTTGATGAGGCTTTAAGTGGCGCCTGCACTTGAACATGGCACCAGACGTCTTCACATTAGTCATCTGTTTGGCCACAGCTCACGCTACACGTGACTCAATGTCATTATAATCATTGTTGTTTGTACTACAGGTAGGAATGAAGACAAACAAGTACACAGGAGCTGATAACGCACTATTTACTCACATTCACTCGGTCAGTCAATCATCCAAACTTCTACTGATTGTTTTACAAATTCAGGATTATTTTTTTCGTGTGATTTAGGAGGGAAGACTCGCACTAAGGACAAGTACAGGGTGGTGTATACTGACCACCAACGCCTAGAGCTTGAAAAGGAGTTTCAGTACAACCGCTACATCACCATGAGGAGGAAGACTGAACTGTCACTGGCACTGAGCCTCTccgagagacaggtgagaggacCGCAGCAAGTTAAAGTTAGGGGTGGAAAGGTTAGAGGTAGATAAATGGGAGGAATACACGAGGGTGTGCGATGCAGAACAGGTGAGAATCAAATGGGCGTGAGACCAGGTCAAAAACCAGATTATGGTTATGgttatttatctgtttgcttctctcctactctctgtgttcacatatacagtaattttTAAGATTTAATTTAACACAGCCAAATTCCCAACAAACCTGTTCGCATTTACGTTTTTCTACTTTTGTGTTGTCTGACAACGGAACAAGTTCGAAATAGTGACTGAAACTTTGCCCATTAAGACcaaatcaccacacacataagTTAAAGAGGACGggtgtgctgtgatttcagttttatttacttgtaaaatgatcactcaGAAAGAAAGTCAGAAGCTCATTCACGTCTGTGTCAGCTGCCGTGCAGTCAGTTgcatgagacacacagagaggtgtgCCTGCAGAGGGAAAGCCTGACCTCGCGCTCACACTGAAATACTGGCAATTCTCATTTATGGAAAGTAGCTCAGGATTGTTCGAACAGGAACTAGATTGGTCGTTTTGAGATTTTTTGACAAAAAGTTGCTAAAGGGGTCTGAAAAGTTGATAGATGTAGTGACAAAATTGCTAAGTTGCCTGTAGCGCCTGCCCCGCCTCTCCCACTGTGACTTAATAGAAACTGTTCACACCAAGTCATTTCGAAAGAGTAACAGCCAATGGGGAAACTCCAGCATTCAGCCGGCCTGTCGATGGTGAAACTTCAACACTCAATAAGTTAGTCAGTGACAGAAATTTGCCTTCATTCGTAGGACTGGCCAAACTGTTGCAGTCCAGCCAAAAATAAACCCCGGAAAGTTGATTTCTTTCTGTTAGAAAGCTGTTAGCGATTTTAAGAGATGGGAAGGCTATTTTCTATATCTGTGTTTCCTCAACCACTTAAAGCAAATCTATGTAACATTTGAGTTCTTTCTTGATCTTGAAAACTTGACCCTAGAAAACAGAAATTTTTAAATCAAGGTGCACTAACTGAATTCCCCAGCATTCAGCTAAatccatctgctgaggaagactaCAAGATGAAGTAAAAGCAATTCAGTAGTTAATACTTTTTTCAATCCCGTGGTGTAACTCTTGCTGAACAGTTGCAGTTACAACAGCAGCCGCAGTTACAGGAAGTACAACAGTTATTGGTAACTGCAGAAGCTGCTGGTCACATCAGACCAAGTAAGGCTGTGTAAAGAATTGAGCAAACGCATGTTTTGTGTCTCACAAAATCAAATTTTCAtcggaaagaaacaaaaacgaGATCTCATCTTTGAAAAGTTTCACAGTCTCACTTTAAGGACTGGGTCCAGCACAGGTatattaaataatgaaaaatgcaagTGTTAGGAAAGCTTGCTACAGATGAAGGAGTGTCATATGGGGTGTGTAAtaaggccaaaaaaatatttgtccaTATTTGTGGGCAATGTGACAAGatgaggtcttttttttttctttctttctcagttcaatttggtttgtttttgtcagccactttctgttttcatgtttcatgaaGTGGAAGtcgtctttgttttttctttgtgataTTCATTGTTGATATTTCAAGTTTTAAATTTAGTATTCTTGCAGAGTATGTAGAGTTAATACTAACATTAGTAGAATGTTCTTCAACAATCCCATTTAGAGAGACCAGCTTTATTATAGAAAACCTCCATGAACTGTAATGTTGTATGGCCAAACAAACCAATTCACATGAATTAATGGTGAAACCTCGCTCTTGCTTTCATGATGCTGTTACTgttagtagttttttttttctgcctgctCTTTCAGCTTGTCAAACCCACAGCTGAGTGCACTGATTGCAGCACCTTAAGTAATTCAGGGCAAGCTGGGAAACACCAGAGTTGAGCTGAAGTAAATGAGGCAGGGAAAGAGAAAGTAAGCACAAAAAGCAGctctataaatatatatatatatcgcTTTATATAACAAAGTTGCAAGACCGTTAAATGGAAATGATTAAAAAAGGGTCACCTGTAACCACTTGCTGTTtttgttaacatttatttaactaATAAATATATCTGGGATGTTGGCATTTTATggttgtgttgatgtgtgtttcaggtgaagATCTGGTTTCAGAACAGACGTGCCAAAGAGAGGAAAATCAACAGGAAGAAGCTGCAGCATTCCCAGCAGGCCTCCACGACTACACCCACACCACCTGTGCTAGGTGGACCCACTGACATCCACATCACCACCAGCCCCAGCAGCAATATTTTGTCTGATGCAATATCAGAGGAATACTAGGTGAATTTCATATAAAGGACTGATGGGGTTTCTGGCGTGTACatagggttttgttttttagaattTTTGCCACAGAATGAATCATCAACATAATGTTGTAATGCTGCATTTCACAATAGCAAACTTTATCTTTTGCTCTGATCATCTCTGCTGGGCGTTCTccgacagtgacagtgacaagcTAAAATCCTGCGGATTTTTGTGCCTCCGGCACTTCTGCAGTGCCTCGGGCACTTCCGGTGGGAGATCATACTCAATCAACTCAAGTTACACAGTGCAAGAACAGCCATTTTGGGCACAGAGTGGGAATGAAAGGTGCATCATTCTCCCATTTTACAAGTCAGTGGACcatcaaaatgattttaaagCTGTTATTTCAAGATAACATAGATGTGTTGCTAAAGTGACGATCAAGAGGTTCAGAGGTTCTCTTCTTTAACATAAAGGCATGCTGAAATGTTCTTGgttgacagagaaacagtgcATGTCACGTACTGTATAGCCGCAAATGCTACTTAaataagaaaagagaaatgatgtgtgtgtgcttgtttgcttctctgtctttttgctCTAACCGCATGGGGAAATAAGTCTCAAAAATCAGActtagaaataaaaacagctacagctacagatTCCGCAAATGTATCAAAAACCAGCCCTTCTGCTTATTTTAGGGAAGTGAAAGGACACAAATTCACCTCTTTTATAAGCATTTGAATTTGTGGGAAATAGAGAATGTGTTATGTTTGTTACaactaacaaaaaaacagttatgCCAAAGTTCGTCAaccttttaattttc
Coding sequences:
- the cdx1a gene encoding homeobox protein CDX-1a; this encodes MYPSSQSARHPAQTLSMNSQYISPPYDFAGYHHVPGVGDPSTSAWNPIYTPREEYPYSFPGSSPSAGQVSFTSAELSGTPTAAGGGSFTPYNFISGQDPFSCRRRPHEPIRPPVTGGKTRTKDKYRVVYTDHQRLELEKEFQYNRYITMRRKTELSLALSLSERQVKIWFQNRRAKERKINRKKLQHSQQASTTTPTPPVLGGPTDIHITTSPSSNILSDAISEEY